The following are encoded together in the Ovis aries strain OAR_USU_Benz2616 breed Rambouillet chromosome 15, ARS-UI_Ramb_v3.0, whole genome shotgun sequence genome:
- the C15H11orf96 gene encoding uncharacterized protein C11orf96 homolog produces MAAAKPGELMGICSSYQAVMPHFVCLADEFPQPMRPAKLSKGKGRLRRPRQSRFKTQPVTFDEIQEVEEEGASPMEEEKAKKSFLQSLECLRRSTQSLSLQREPLSGCKLRNSLDSSDSDSAL; encoded by the coding sequence ATGGCGGCCGCCAAGCCCGGCGAGCTGATGGGCATCTGCTCCAGCTACCAGGCGGTGATGCCGCACTTCGTGTGCCTGGCCGACGAGTTCCCGCAGCCCATGCGGCCGGCCAAGCTGTCCAAGGGCAAGGGCCGGCTGCGGCGGCCGCGCCAGTCGCGTTTCAAGACGCAGCCGGTGACCTTCGACGAGAtccaggaggtggaggaggagggggcgtCCCCTatggaggaggagaaggccaAGAAGTCGTTCCTGCAGAGCCTGGAGTGCCTGCGCCGCAGCACGCAGAGCCTGTCGCTGCAGAGGGAGCCGCTCAGCGGCTGCAAACTGAGGAACAGCCTGGACTCCAGCGACTCCGACTCGGCCCTGTGA